In Choristoneura fumiferana chromosome 21, NRCan_CFum_1, whole genome shotgun sequence, a single genomic region encodes these proteins:
- the ash1 gene encoding histone-lysine N-methyltransferase ash1 isoform X2 yields the protein MMRHSANAAAWTAPGEVWEYVSQLVSSYHDQHDCQFASQPVESAACSSSTSSSTSSSSSSSSSSSSSDSDSAEAAAVAAHVSPDDSSAALVAACQLQVIDDADLAELFPEQTSSAAAQQPNFPAFAVNATSGDNDDKSIADNGDGSGSEMELTPQLVTAAIQRATADSSGSENECSNSSVGHQNTTHYASSLLQQFVAQTQLLSSNTAPLTPLAAAAAPAPGCGLPANPIEGVGTVSDCVLGQINTLSEIAPIAPNFLTPSQHLSPQQTEELSQINQDLEEFTSVSESVGISIPNPPSLEDCVDNNDFMNLDITQGSSVLGNSGDLLKSSPLTIVNSEMNPISHIDSQKLDTMSTNSVESQEDVKNVIVESRRKRGRPRKVRDPPNEFRNNGGESHGEGNSELIAINEFHNNNDPPNVSPDSGILSNHNSPTHSPLRRHDNDETHSRQSRKTVQKENNTRERRNMRSKSASRSAVRRRSDSSDCDYQKKRIENEIKQIKTEAPSPVPLKQEQSKFERAKKNDHKLDIAALDRMLYATDRVLYPPRKKVGRKPVNKTKSTKSPKATKDKNNRYDSADSDEESAPSNRSVLSGVYAKRKEVNSKLANLSKNSSKTFTNTWRDNQSENEGANDDPLDPTWKEIDLNPKYKGILSGYKSDHEFKPYRSCSRLMESGYKSDYGCRSGYKSDYHRSGYKSDYKSGYKSDKSGYKTDYSVRSMRRRMRKLKKTRSVRDRSYYKNQKHFVSDQEILSLANKTFSSLTLGHSSSDSDCESYLRKPNSSPKYVSVCTKYPLQTKYNFGFSKINRKHVLRLNSSDPFAPGPVFSGLQRPVTTYNIFKVSHNNNNTLLKSPSKSNHTGRNLPVLKPSFSHKFGALPIFTVSKSKNASKISPKKIKTAHTQTTHCAKKENISKQLSNVFEGAKNTYVPNKSLTRNVFLNVKKTQIKPLLHVRKHRRTVVLAPPKINLKPSERPSRITIKTESKHHRHRSRRRHRSRSVSRCRETYTKSIDTIDQKFNHDMDNLISNFIKICQIAPKLITSIGQNPVKSVEKAPPEPVVPPKVVKRGSKKRKTSDNQDTVTPSSKRRHKKQLTESQSKGGKDTNEHKLPLKKRHYHINSSTSNSLSLSLVPAEFEENLKSGTNPEQFLCTETDCMGELRNNDPGQSPKSKNSQEKLKKNSETVKSVLSTVVDSISPNSEAATKVLKTNVSSVIGSLVVKVDESSPCLSKDHSPNSLIATDDEFAIKRPSNEQSELSKKIYETSEKLKAVHKMVHDLEKSLPKSKESDIKTESSKSDTNRISSPRSERKVSPVRQTAPIVTPKKRHRLEADKIISNSTLDQVVQSLSKKLSEDKNALTNTTKDVNQNNSKEETKEDRKSESVSPTNEQNSPNSTSVDPLKSMSARSLYKSSIPPAQKSEIMTRKKNRLEGLTSNLVSKINPSAATKVLDTLLNNNIRKSIESRILEKEKVNADPAKVVDDKSRTKEVAQISTRATVIKSPVSKGKIMDGRKAKVSDLATEQSIVVNIDKPTGIFEPSIDLEDQIPKSSICVSNALGDPSKSKFKSKSSGNPLSPLDTESDIPLALISETTEPIIRPKRGESIASVLSDKIQETTSSHNLRQPKRNLSNENEDARDKKKKKTNNNIIKESKLSLLSTKLLVPMIQAEKLSMAECMKKMNLPEKKQEGSESSDSKTAETLKKKTRRRKAINRTGFPSVKKKKKKIDLSSSQNAVNSDSHLTSEDTDNTTTVFDRAHKETNTSVFDRVPKEGEAMNSFLERTSKKPELKVVLNKDECPRQQARLTVVALEKLQGKVLTENNNKTSGTILTSNSVKKNNSSSILRAPALHLKQSKIDKEHKNHVNKWEVLSETDSIPSLASSLGNDPEDSIPLSLLNLKADRPASQLETLKRKTRAMSPSEEIEEILSKRKNVEKNSKVGLRPKSSLAVLYPSERRLTRSSDTPNEEGKIKSKPVENLKTAETAAKSSKPSITTRRKSRSCQMSKKITEVHSSSRESSLDTVVSRKMSSKSREPSLDTMRDHDENEPLPLNEKEIDFEKSIDVLSKNIINKKRVASSRDDSPASSVDNRDKPVVSKRNPRLRKKFLAAGLFSDYFKEDRPEGKSKSGGSPGEFGPGLLAPPPYCERWVRRRAQPYALPYDIWWQHHYNQPVPSWNYKKIRTNVYYDVKPSAEECESVACNCAPPSGCNEDCINRLVYAECSPQLCPCGERCKNQRIQRHEWAAPLERFMTESKGWGVRTKRRIVSGDFILEYVGEVVSDKEFKERMATRYARDTHHYCLHLDGGLVIDGHRVGGDGRFVNHSCRPNCEMQKWTANGTFRMALFALRDIDPGEELTYDYNFSLFNPAVGQPCKCDSEDCRGVIGGKSQRITKLPAKTPSRTQSNASNQSQGSNTNQPRVGRPRKAVKCNKKSEQASLTACELKNMTILKYQQHLNKLWQEPQIKPLTAKERSLVKERHCFLFRNLENVRRYRDRLSIAMTPGSPPAAPPPAPAAPLAPPAPTAAAPATQVTLVNPLELPETMNPDLFLKRLQALRAPKMDAARNIAKVEDNPALTNKERLMIVFKALYDYVVGVTDDKDKPLCTPLLKPKSSAAKDAFDLARVSSNITAKRYESVAQFDADMNAVFSSVTREHGRMSALGGIAVTLKKEYNSAKAEFVEQLNKILGPDDPLPAGFLQKAKQEEVIMCICGLHVEEGLMVQCGACGVWQHARCMRVADTRAPHHCHHCPRPHQHQHQPAHCKVTSCGERCWSVRRVAARALHARRGHTRAAPLPPLPAPAPAPAPAGTLQGRTRDPSGRVDGGRPPVLRVAHAGLPASATRRHGVRVARHPHRRSAARR from the exons TTCGCGTCGCAGCCGGTGGAGAGCGCAGCATGCAGCAGCAGTACGTCGTCGTCGACTTCTTCATCGTCATCCAGTTCCTCGTCGTCTTCGTCATCGGACTCGGACTCGGCGGAGGCCGCGGCCGTCGCCGCACACGTCTCCCCCGATGATTCCAGTGCCGCGCTCGTCGCTGCTTGCCAACTACAG GTTATTGACGATGCGGACCTCGCGGAACTATTTCCAGAACAAACATCGAGCGCGGCGGCGCAGCAGCCCAATTTCCCCGCATTCGCCGTGAACGCTACGTCGGGAGACAATGACGACAAGTCTATTGCCGACAATG GAGATGGCTCTGGCAGCGAAATGGAGCTCACGCCGCAGTTAGTGACAGCTGCAATACAGAGGGCGACGGCGGATTCGTCGGGGTCGGAAAATGAGTGTTCCAATTCGAGTGTCGGACATCAGAATACCACTCATTACGCGTCTAGTCTATTGCAACAGTTTGTTGCGCAAACCCAGCTACTAAGTAGCAATACGGCTCCGCTGACTCCCCTGGCAGCTGCCGCCGCTCCGGCCCCGGGCTGCGGGCTGCCTGCCAACCCTATTGAGGGCGTGGGAACCGTCAGTGACTGTGTTCTCGGACAAATAAACACTTTGTCAGAAATAGCGCCTATAGCGCCCAATTTTCTGACCCCTTCCCAACACTTAAGTCCGCAACAAACAGAAGAACTCTCGCAAATAAATCAAGATCTCGAAGAATTTACTTCTGTTTCCGAATCAGTGGGTATTTCGATACCGAATCCTCCCAGTCTTGAAGATTGTGTGGATAATAACGATTTTATGAATTTAGACATTACACAGGGTAGTTCAGTGCTCGGAAATTCTGGAGATTTGCTTAAAAGCTCTCCACTAACTATAGTTAATTCAGAAATGAATCCCATTAGTCATATAGATTCTCAAAAATTGGATACGATGAGCACAAATTCAGTTGAATCTCAAGAAgatgttaaaaatgttattgtagAGTCGAGAAGAAAAAGAGGACGTCCTCGAAAAGTGAGGGACCCTCCAAATGAATTCAGAAATAACGGTGGGGAATCTCATGGGGAAGGAAACTCTGAACTGATTGCTATAAATGAGTTTCATAATAACAATGATCCGCCAAATGTTTCTCCGGACTCCGGTATTCTGTCGAATCACAATTCTCCGACACACTCTCCACTCCGACGGCACGACAATGACGAAACCCATAGCAGACAAAGTAGGAAAACTGTTCAAAAGGAAAACAACACAAGAGAAAGGCGAAACATGAGGTCCAAATCAGCAAGTAGAAGCGCCGTACGTAGGAGGTCGGATTCCAGTGATTGTGATTACCAAAAGAAGAGAATCGAAAACgaaattaaacaaattaaaacagaaGCGCCTTCTCCAGTTCCACTAAAGCAAGAGCAAAGTAAATTTGAAAGAGCCAAAAAGAATGATCACAAACTAGATATTGCTGCCCTTGATAGAATGCTCTATGCAACAGACCGGGTGTTGTATCCACCAAGAAAAAAAGTAGGAAGAAAACCAGTCAACAAAACTAAATCAACTAAGAGCCCCAAAGCGACAAAAGACAAAAACAACCGTTACGACTCCGCTGATAGCGACGAGGAGTCTGCACCTTCTAACAGATCTGTTCTGTCTGGTGTTTATGCTAAACGCAAAGAAGTAAACAGCAAACTGGCTAATCTATCCAAAAATAGTAGTAAAACTTTCACTAACACGTGGAGAGACAACCAAAGTGAGAACGAAGGTGCAAATGATGATCCGCTGGACCCGACATGGAAAGAAATTGATCTGAATCCAAAGTATAAAGGCATTCTATCTGGCTATAAAAGTGACCACGAGTTTAAACCCTACAGAAGCTGCAGCAGACTGATGGAGTCTGGTTATAAAAGCGATTATGGGTGTAGATCTGGGTATAAAAGTGATTATCATCGCTCTGGTTACAAAAGTGATTATAAATCGGGTTACAAGAGTGATAAGTCAGGCTACAAAACTGACTACAGTGTGAGAAGCATGCGGAGACGAATGAGGAAACTGAAGAAAACAAGATCAGTGAGAGATAGATCCTActacaaaaatcaaaaacatttcGTCTCCGATCAAGAGATTCTTTCATTAGCTAACAAAACATTTAGCAGCCTCACTCTTGGCCATAGTTCAAGTGACTCAGATTGTGAAAGCTACTTAAGAAAACCGAATTCTAGTCCAAAATATGTAAGCGTGTGTACTAAATATCCTTTGCAGACAAAGTATAACTTTGGTTTCTCgaaaattaacagaaaacatGTTCTAAGATTAAATTCCTCGGACCCGTTCGCTCCAGGCCCGGTGTTCAGTGGCTTGCAGCGGCCGGTCACCACCTACAATATATTTAAAGTCAGCCACAATAACAACAACACATTACTCAAGTCACCGTCGAAATCAAATCATACCGGACGTAATTTGCCAGTACTAAAACCGAGTTTTAGTCATAAATTTGGAGCGTTGCCAATCTTTACAGTTTCCAAATCAAAAAATGCGTCAAAAATATCTCCTAAAAAGATAAAAACCGCACATACGCAGACCACTCACTGTGCTAAGAAAGAGAACATTTCCAAGCAACTTTCTAATGTTTTTGAGGGTGCTAAAAACACTTATGTTCCAAATAAATCACTAACAAGGAATGTGTTTCTAAACGTTAAGAAAACACAAATTAAGCCTTTGCTACATGTTCGGAAACACAGAAGAACTGTTGTTTTGGCGCCGCCTAAAATCAACTTAAAACCCTCCGAAAGGCCTTCAAGAATTACTATCAAAACCGAAAGCAAACATCACAGACATCGAAGTAGAAGAAGACATCGATCGAGATCAGTGTCACGTTGTCGAGAGACTTATACAAAATCTATAGATACTATTGACCAAAAATTTAATCACGACATGGACAATTTAATCTCAAATTTTATCAAGATATGTCAAATAGCTCCCAAGTTAATTACAAGTATTGGACAGAATCCAGTAAAAAGTGTAGAAAAGGCTCCTCCTGAACCAGTAGTACCACCCAAAGTAGTGAAACGGGGCTCCAAGAAAAGAAAAACGTCTGACAACCAGGACACAGTTACTCCCAGTTCTAAACGGAGacacaaaaaacaattaacagAATCTCAAAGCAAGGGTGGTAAAGATACAAATGAGCACAAATTACCTCTTAAAAAGAGGCATTATCATATTAATTCATCTACAAGCAATTCATTAAGTTTGAGCTTAGTTCCTGCAGAATTTGAAGAAAATCTGAAAAGCGGAACTAATCCCGAACAGTTTCTTTGTACCGAGACTGATTGTATGGGTGAGCTGCGCAATAATGATCCGGGGCAATCTCCTAAATCAAAAAATTCGCAGgagaaattaaagaaaaatagtgAGACTGTTAAAAGTGTACTTTCAACAGTAGTTGACTCAATATCTCCAAACTCAGAAGCGGCAACGAAAGTTTTGAAAACAAACGTGAGCTCGGTTATCGGGAGTCTGGTCGTCAAGGTAGACGAGAGCAGTCCGTGTCTCAGCAAGGACCACTCGCCTAACTCCTTGATCGCTACTGACGATGAATTCGCTATAAAGAGGCCCAGTAATGAACAGTCTGAATTGTCAAAAAAGATATACGAAACATCCGAGAAACTAAAAGCCGTACACAAAATGGTCCATGATTTAGAAAAATCATTACCTAAAAGTAAGGAGTCTGATATCAAAACTGAAAGTTCAAAATCTGATACAAATAGGATTTCTTCTCCTAGATCTGAAAGAAAAGTATCACCAGTCCGCCAAACGGCACCAATAGTGACTCCTAAAAAGCGTCACCGGCTGGAAGCAGACAAAATCATATCAAATTCAACGCTTGATCAAGTTGTACAATCGTTATCAAAAAAATTGTCTGAAGACAAAAATGCTTTGACTAATACTACTAAAGACGTTAATCAAAATAATTCAAAAGaagaaacaaaagaagatcGGAAATCAGAATCCGTGTCGCCGACTAACGAACAAAACTCGCCTAACTCTACATCTGTTGACCCACTAAAAAGTATGTCGGCTCGATCCTTATACAAGAGCTCTATACCACCTGCCCAAAAGTCTGAAATAATGACTCGTAAGAAGAACAGATTAGAAGGTCTTACAAGTAATCTAGTTTCAAAGATAAATCCAAGTGCTGCGACTAAAGTCTTAGATAcacttttaaacaataatatacGAAAATCGATAGAATCACGTATTcttgaaaaagaaaaagtcAATGCTGATCCTGCCAAGGTAGTCGATGACAAAAGTAGAACGAAGGAAGTAGCACAAATAAGCACAAGAGCAACCGTGATCAAGTCGCCAGTGTCTAAAGGGAAAATCATGGACGGCAGAAAGGCAAAAGTTTCTGATCTAGCCACAGAACAGTCAATAGTTGTCAACATCGATAAACCAACGGGTATTTTTGAACCTTCAATTGACTTGGAAGATCAAATACCAAAGTCATCTATTTGTGTTTCAAATGCATTAGGTGATCCTAGCAAATCAAAGTTTAAATCAAAAAGCTCTGGCAATCCTCTTAGTCCTCTTGATACCGAATCGGATATTCCATTAGCGTTGATTTCAGAGACAACTGAACCAATAATAAGACCTAAGCGAGGGGAATCTATAGCATCAGTGTTATCAGATAAAATCCAAGAAACTACAAGTAGCCATAACTTACGTCAACCCAAAAGAAACTTAAGCAATGAAAATGAAGATGCACGTGacaagaaaaagaagaaaactaacaacaatattataaaagaaagcaAACTTTCCTTGCTGTCTACAAAACTGTTGGTGCCCATGATCCAAGCTGAGAAACTATCTATGGCGGAATGTATGAAAAAGATGAATTTGCCCGAAAAGAAGCAGGAAGGTAGTGAATCTAGTGATAGCAAAACAGCTGAAACCTTAAAGAAGAAGACAAGAAGGCGAAAAGCAATTAACAGGACTGGTTTTCCGAGCgttaagaagaaaaagaagaaaattgaTCTTAGTAGTAGTCAAAACGCGGTTAATTCTGATAGCCATCTTACGTCAGAGGACACCGATAACACTACTACTGTATTTGATAGAGCTCATAAAGAGACAAACACTTCTGTATTTGACAGAGTTCCTAAGGAGGGAGAAGCAATGAACAGCTTTTTGGAACGAACTAGTAAAAAACCTGAACTCAAAGTCGTATTAAACAAAGACGAATGTCCCAGGCAACAGGCTCGCTTGACGGTCGTAGCCCTCGAGAAACTGCAAGGAAAAGTATTGACcgaaaataacaacaaaaccAGTGGCACTATTTTGACTTCTAATTCCGTAAAGAAAAATAACAGTTCTTCTATTTTAAGAGCTCCAGCACTTCATTTGAAACAAAGTAAGATTGACAAAGAGCATAAAAATCATGTGAATAAATGGGAAGTGCTGAGTGAAACAGACAGCATACCATCCTTGGCTAGCTCGCTCGGTAATGATCCTGAAGACAGCATTCCTCTTAGCTTACTAAATTTGAAAGCTGATAGGCCAGCAAGTCAGCTTGAAACCTTGAAGCGTAAGACTAGAGCCATGTCGCCGTCAGAAGAGATAGAAGAGATTCTTTCAAAGAGGAAAAACGTCGAGAAAAACAGCAAAGTGGGATTGAGACCGAAGTCTAGTCTAGCCGTTTTGTATCCAAGCGAGAGAAGACTTACCAGAAGCTCAGATACCCCGAACGAGGAAGGAAAAATCAAAAGCAAGCCAGTTGAGAATCTTAAAACAGCCGAAACTGCTGCTAAGTCAAGCAAACCTTCGATTACTACAAGAAGAAAGTCTAGGTCGTGTCAGATGAGCAAGAAAATTACCGAAGTGCATTCGAGCTCACGGGAAAGTTCATTGGATACTGTAGTGAGTCGCAAAATGTCCTCTAAATCTCGGGAGCCGTCTCTAGACACGATGCGAGACCATGACGAGAACGAACCCCTGCCGCTCAATGAGAAGGAGATAGACTTTGAAAAGAGCATTGACGTTTTGTCTAAGAACATAATCAATAAGAAACGTGTGGCGTCATCGCGCGACGACAGTCCCGCCAGCAGCGTAGACAACCGAGACAAGCCTGTGGTGTCCAAACGCAACCCTCGTTTAAGAAAGAAATTCTTAGCAGCCGGACTGTTTTCAGACTATTTCAAAGAAGA CAGGCCCGAGGGCAAGTCCAAGAGCGGCGGTTCCCCGGGCGAGTTTGGTCCGGGGCTGCTGGCGCCGCCGCCCTACTGCGAGCGCTGGGTGCGCCGCCGCGCGCAGCCCTACGCGCTGCCTTACGACATCTGGTGGCAGCACCACTACAACCAGCCCGTGCCTTCTTGGAACTACAAGAAGATACGCACCA ACGTGTACTACGACGTGAAGCCGTCAGCGGAAGAGTGTGAGAGCGTGGCGTGCAACTGCGCGCCGCCGTCCGGCTGCAACGAGGACTGCATCAACCGGCTCGTGTATGCAGAGTGCTCGCCGCAGCTCTGTCCCTGCGG GGAGCGTTGCAAGAACCAGCGCATCCAGCGTCACGAGTGGGCGGCGCCGCTGGAGCGCTTCATGACCGAGAGCAAGGGCTGGGGCGTGCGCACCAAGCGGCGCATCGTCTCCGGGGACTTCATCCTCGAGTACGTCGGCGAGGTCGTCTCCGACAAGGAGTTCAAG GAGCGCATGGCGACGCGGTACGCGCGCGACACGCACCACTATTGCCTGCATCTGGATGGCGGGCTCGTGATTGACGGCCACCGCGTCGGCGGCGACGGCCGCTTCGTCAATCACTCCTGCCGGCCAAACTGCGAGATGCAGAAGTGGACTGCCAACG gcaCATTCAGAATGGCACTTTTTGCCCTGCGGGATATTGATCCAGGGGAGGAACTTACTTATGACTACAACTTTTCGTTGTTTAATCCTGCCGTCGGACAG CCATGCAAATGCGACTCTGAGGACTGCCGCGGCGTCATAGGTGGGAAATCTCAGAGGATCACCAAACTACCCGCCAAAACACCGTCGCGGACGCAATCCAACGCTTCTAACCAGTCGCAGGGCTCCAACACCAACCAGCCTCGCGTCGGACGGCCTAGGAAAGCTGTCAAGTGCAACAAGAAGTCCGAGCAGGCCAGCCTCACCGCTTGTGAACTCAAAAACATGACCATACTCAAGTACCAGCAACATCTGAACAAGTTGTGGCAAGAGCCGCAGATTAAGCCGCTAACCGCTAAGGAGAGGAGCTTGGTCAAGGAGAGACATTGCTTCCTGTTTAGAAATCTCGAGAAT GTCCGGCGCTACCGCGACCGGCTGTCCATCGCGATGACGCCGGgctcgccgcccgccgccccgccgcccgcgccggccgCCCCGCTCGCCCCGCCCGCGCCGACCGCCGCCGCTCCGGCGACACAAGTCACACTCGTGAACCCGCTAGAACTGCCAGAAACGATGAACCCGGACTTGTTCCTCAAGCGGCTGCAAGCGCTGAGGGCTCCCAAGATGGATGCCGCGAGGAATATCGCCAAGGTTGAGGACAATCCGGCGCTGACTAACAAGGAGCGGCTCATGATCGTGTTTAAAGCGCTTTATGATTACGTTGTCGGTGTTACTG ACGACAAAGACAAACCCCTCTGCACGCCGCTACTTAAGCCAAAATCAAGCGCGGCCAAGGACGCGTTCGACCTCGCACGCGTATCGAGCAACATAACAGCGAAACGTTACGAGAGTGTAGCGCAGTTTGACGCCGATATGAACGCTGTGTTCTCTTCCGTCACGAGGGAACACGGCCGCATGTCCGCGCTCGGTGGGATCGCCGTTACACTCAAGAAG GAATATAATTCTGCTAAGGCAGAATTCGTCGAGCAGTTAAACAAAATACTTGGCCCTGACGATCCCTTACCAGCTGGGTTCCTACAGAAAGCCAAACAAG AGGAGGTGATAATGTGCATCTGTGGGCTGCACGTGGAAGAGGGTCTTATGGTGCagtgcggcgcgtgcggcgtGTGGCAGCACGCGCGCTGCATGCGCGTCGCGGACACACGCGCGCCGCACCACTGCCACCACTGCCCGCGCCCGCACCAGCACCAGCACCAGCCGGCACACTGCAAGGTAACAAGCTGTGGAGAGCGCTGCTGGTCAGTGCGGCGTGTGGCAGCACGCGCGCTGCATGCGCGTCGCGGACACACGCGCGCCGCACCACTGCCACCACTGCCCGCGCCCGCACCAGCACCAGCACCAGCCGGCACACTGCAAG GTCGAACGCGAGATCCCTCTGGAAGAGTGGACGGAGGAAGGCCACCAGTTTTACGTGTCGCTCATGCGGGGCTCCCTGCAAGTGCGACAAGGAGACACGGTGTACGTGTTGCGAGACATCCCCATCGACGCAGCGCGGCCCGACGTtag